The Gossypium arboreum isolate Shixiya-1 chromosome 2, ASM2569848v2, whole genome shotgun sequence region AGCTATTACTTGTTAATAACTTcatttcaatatttgagggtccTTTTTTCTTTATTGTAATCTGTCTGGGAGGGTTTTGCAGGGATGGGTTTAAGATAGATGAGATTAGTTTAGAGATTTTATCTATTGCACTGCCTGCTGCATTGGCTTTGGCTGCTGATCCCATTGCTTCACTTGTTGATACAGCCTTTGTTGGCCACTTGGgtacttgtttttctttttttattattaacacTATCGTACCAAGCTTGCTTTTGTAGCTTTACCTATTAATCCCACAGGTAACTATTGGCTGATAAATATTAGTTTTTTTTGTGGTGAAGGGTCGGTTGAATTGGCGGCAGTTGGGGTATCTGTATCGATATTCAATCTGGTGTCGAAATTGTTTAATGTTCCCTTACTTAATATCACAACATCCTTTGTTGCTGAAGAGCAAGCATTGAATAGTAAAAGCAAGGATGGTAATTTTCAGTGAAAAGATTATACAATAACTGCAATACTTCATGAAAATGATATTGTTTGGTTGAACTTTTAATTGACTCTGGGGTTTTGGTATGATCAAGATGGTGAACTTGAGCATCAAGGCAAGAAAGTTCTTCCCTCAGTGTCCACTTCCTTGGCACTTGCTGCTGGACTTGGCATTGCAGAAGCGGTTGTACTGTCAGTTGGCTCGGGTTTCTTAATGAATATCATGGGTATACCTATGGTATGTCAGGCTAACTAATGATGTATTTGTAATTATATTTTGGAAttgtaatgctttaatttcttatatcttattacttttttttttcccatAGGATTCGTCCATGCGTGGGCCAGCAGAGCAGTTTCTGACATGGAGAGCCTTTGGTGCCCCACCAGTCGTAATTGCACTTGCTGCTCAAGGCACTTTTCGTGGATTTAAGGATACAAAGACACCTTTGTATGCCATTGGCAAGTATTACAGCATGCCTTATGTTTCAAGTTCCCTCAAGGGGTCTCTTTGCTGCTTATAGTTAATTTCTTGCTTGAATTAACAGGTGCAGGCACCTTACTAAATGCAATATTGGATGTAATCTTGATATTTCCCTTTGGTTTTGGCGTTGGTGGTGCTGCGGTTGCTACTGTGATTTCTGAGTACGTCAATAATGTGGTAAACTTAATAATTCTAGTGTATTTGCCTCATAGCATTTCTGCTAATTTTGGATGTTCTATTcatattcttttttcttttttgaaactAGATATCTGATTGCTATTATACTTCTGTGGGAGTTGAATGGGAAAGTTGAACTGATCTCTCCTAAAATTGACTGGAGTAAAGTTTCCCTCTACTTAAAATCTGGTACATTTCTTGCTGATCTTAAGTATTACTTTCAAGTATCTGCTTATTTTTTCTTATAGTTAAGCTTCATAAAATGAACATAACAGCAAACaattgaattttagtattgaAATTGTGATGGTACCCGCAGGTGGACTACTTATTGGTAGAACAATAGCCACTCTTGGAACTCTCACACTTGCAACATCACTGGCAGCTAGGCAGGGCCCTATTCCTATGGCTGGTCATCAGATTTGTGTACAAATTTGGTTGGCTGTATCTTTGTTAACTGATGCTTTAGCACTCTCTGGTCAGGTAACATGTCCTTTGGTTTTTCATTTGGAAGACCCCAAATGTAGGATGTTTATGACAATACCATATTAAGTAGCACCAAATGAAACCTGTTGCATGTATTTTTGGTTTCTGTTACAGGCTCTTCTTGCAACTAATTACTCCCAAGCAAATTACCAACAAGCTCGCAAAGTGATTTACAGTGTTCTAAAGGTTTATAAAAGCAAGTTGTCCGTTTCTTCGAAATTGATTTCCCTTGTATCTCTAACTTAGCCAGTTATATTTTGTCCTTGATTTTCTAGCAGATTGGTTTAGCAACAGGGTTTCCTTTGGCTGTCTTTTTATTCATTGGATTTGAAGCACTTTCTGGCTTATTTACCACGGATGCAGAAGTTCTCCAAATTGCCTGGTCGGGTACATTGGTAAGTGAACTCCTCATATATTGTATCAAGTGTTGTGATGATAGACTCGTCTAACAATTGACACTATTTTGCAGTTTGTAGCTGGGTCTCAACCAGTGAATGCCATAGCTTTTGTTCTTGATGGACTCTATTATGGGGTTTCAGACTATGAATATGCTGCAGTGTCTATGGTAATATATGACCAAGTATATTCTATAATAGTATTTGGCAAACTGATATAAGGTCCCAAATGTGATTGTGTAGGTGGTAGTTGGATTGATCTCAAGTGCATTCCTACTTGTAGCTGCTCCTTTATTCAGTGTTGCTGGAGTGTGGACTGGCTTATTTCTCTTCATGACCTTACGTGTGGTTGCTGGATTGTGGAGGTAATCTAATCTGCCTCTGTTCATTAATTATAGGAAGGGAAGAAATATCCTATGAATATGAAATCTGATGAGATCAGTGGACCGTTCAATGCTAGGTTGGGCACAAAAAGTGGACCATGGAAAATGATTTACTGTGATATGGAGAAAGGAAAGGGATAAGAAGAATGCAGCTAAGTTGGCAATGGCCAAAGCTTTCAGGATGGTGCACTGCATAGCATTCAAAGACCTATATATTAAACTTCTAATTGAAGCTAACTGGATTCAGAATCAATACAAGATTTAGAAGCTTCTCTGCTATATTTTAAGATGGCATCACCAGAACTATTCAATTCTGGTCAGAATTTGGATTTTGACACCAATAATCAGCAATGTGAATCTGTTTTTCTTTCGTTCACTGCCAGTGCCAGGttaatgtatatattttaacattcaaTCATATATTTTCTTTACCCTGTAAAATAAGAGACGACTCCTATAGAATATATTGTCACGTCTAGACTTGTCAATTGGGTGGATCGGGTTAATCTGAATAGCATTTCAATTCATTTTGAATTTGAACCAGTTCGAGTTTAAAATGCTTTGAGTTTGAATCATTCAAGTTTGAGTCACAAATTCAGTCCAAATGAATCCTACCTCTTCATTCTTTCCtcctgttcataaaattattaCTCTGGAAGTCCTCTATTTTGGCAATGACCTCCCCAAAAGTTTTCAGCGTTACTTCATCTTTGTATCATGGCACAAATTGCCTCACAATTACTAAGAATTTGATCTCATCGTGACAAACCCTACACCTCATAATAGTAAGCCCTTCGTTAAGGCCATTTCATCGTGTGGTTAAATGTACCAAATGCGATCATAAAGAGGATAAATTGCTGATGAGAATCGCTTAACAAAATGAAATGAATCTCATTTCAGTTTTATATCATTAACCATACTATTGTCTCCAAACGTACAGAACCAAGAACAATAGAACAAGAAAAAGAAGACCTTAGAGCAAAGGTAGAAGAAGAAAGAATAGTATACAACACCATAGACAGTATATAAAAGTAGAGCCAATCTTCAACTCCACCCTTGGATTTAAAGGACCACCTTTGGAAATTTTCGGTTCACATTGGCAGCAACTGTAGGATCAATTCATCAACTCATGCTCCATCGTTGAGAAACAAACACAACCATATGAAGCATCGAAGTCCAAAAATAATTTTGATGGTCAACTCCAACATCAAAAATTTCTGCCTTCAAACAATCAGCAAAAAGTTAAAACAGAaaccaaagaaataaaatatggtaATACCAATTGAGTTCTTCAGTTCTTTCTTATCTGGAATTTTTTTCCAGCAAAATCTTAAGCCTATCAGCTTCTGAAGCCTCCAAAGTATATCACATCCACAATTCAATCATACAAACCACTGTAGCATAATAAAATGATTTTACACACCAAGATGCAAGTCACAAACTTTCAAATATCTACCCAACACAATATTCCATTTGTTATGTTACACTTCCGAGACAAATTAACTTAGTTTGAGCCCTGGTCTTAGGTACCAACATAGAGGACCTCCATCATGTTACACATAAATTTAGAGGACCTCCATCGTGCCCTTATTGTATTAGTTTTTGTGTTAATAAAGCCAATTACATAACTTTTCACGGTAATACAACAATCAAACAAAGTGCAGTGAAAGAGGAAGCAACTAGCTTCTCCAACTAGTAAATCCCACAAAGTATACAGCATTCACAATAAGGCAAGAATCAATCAAAACTAAATCAAAGAAACTATAAGTAATTACCTTGCATGAAGAGAAAGCCAACAAGAAGCAATCATTCGACCCCAGTAGACCTGGCAACTTTGTACCTTAACTTCCTATTCAGGTTTTCCTGGAAACAATTCATTTAGAAAATAACCCGAAATGCACAAAGTAACCAACTTTAACCACAATAAGGATATAAAAACAATAGTAATAAGCTTCACCTGTTCAAGAACCTTAGCTGAGCTGGTTTCAACGAGCCTAGCCAAGCTTTCGATTTTGGAAAGCATTTTCTCATATAAATCCTCTAATCCAGCCGTGTAGTTAGTGGCTCCCGGTCCTATCAACAGGCTCAATCTCCCAACTTGCATTCCCTCGGCGCAAGTATCCAGCAAAGCTTGATCCTTTTCTGTTTCTTTCGTTCCAGTTACACTCTCCTCGTTTCTATCTTCATTCATCGCCGTTAAGTTCCTTAAATTGCAGTTCAAAGAGGGTAGCGTAGAGTTGGGGCTAAACGACCCGTAATGTCCTCTAAACGCAGGCCCAATGTTGACTATATCAATTGACAGCGGATTAAAACTGGGTTTCGATGATCGGAATTGGAAAGCCCGATACTGGTTGGTTTGAATGCATTGGTCATGAAGAGGAGTGGTGAAGAGGAGGAAAATCGAAGGAGCGAAAAGGGAATTGAAATCGGCGTTTTGGATAGGGAGAGAGAGATTTGGGGTGGAGGAAAGAGAACGAGTGACGGAGAACTCACGCATTGAAGGACGGAGGGGAGTTTTCCGGCGAGAGGAGAACCAGCCGATGAGGGGTTTGTGGTTGAGGTGAGTAGGAGAGAGTCGGGAGGAGTCGACCCGGCCGAGTGAGTCGTAGAAGGAGAGAAGAGAAGGGAAGCAGAGGAAGCCGGACATGGTGGCAACGAGTTGGGAATCGGAGGAAGATTGGGCGGAATCGTCGGAGAGAGTGGAAGGGGCGATGAAAGTGACGTGGCCGAAGAGGAGACCGTCGACGTCTATAGGGGAGGTTGAGAGGCGTTGGATCATGGAGGAGAGAGCGGGGCCTGATATTGCTAGCTTGTGCAACACCAGATCGTCCATGACGTTGAAAAGCTGAGAGTAAATGAGAGTTGTACTACTAATTTGTAAGAGGCAGATGGATGAGCTGAGCTTTAATCTAAGCAATTAGCTGAAAGAGAGGGCAGAGcagttgtgttttttttttttaatgggcCTTTCCCTGTAAGTAATGAACTGAAAGTACAAAAAACCCTGCTCTTACTTTATTTTGCTTTCAGTCCCTTTATTAtgccaaaattttaaattagccCTACACCTTTTTTTAAAGGGGTGTTAGAATCTCGATAATTTGATTTCTTATTTTTGGTAACACCATTATTATAGTGTTGCTGTTGATTAACCACTCAACCATTCCATTGATAACTGGTTAGGAACACCCTTAAGCATATGTAAAAGGTATCCCCAAATAACACAAATTAAGAATATACAAGTTGGAAggtttcaaataaataaaattagacgCACAAACCACAATACACATCATCTCCCACAGGTGCTTagaacatattagtctttcaatacaTAAAACACTTGTGAAGGGAAATGTCATATCTCAAACGTTTGGAAGGGCCAAAATCAGAATTTGACCTTAATTTAATGGGTGCCACAATTCCATTACATGAACCAACAAAATAAATTTACCATAATTTGCTGCAACCTCCTTAATCCCCTAGGAAGTGAAAAGGGAATCTACATGACACCATATGAGGAAAACTCCACCACGCAAGAAGGCAGGTTGATCAAACAAATAGTCTTGCAAATTTCATCCCTGTTCCATATCTACCAGTTGCAGCAAGCAAATAAACAACACTGCaatgtgtttgcattaaagaatCTATTGTATGCACAATGCATACCATTCATCCATTCAAAACATCACCCAAAAATTTGACTTATATAATCATGATTTATGCACAGATCTGAGTCACACAAGGTTCTTCATAGTCACTAGATCGAGAATAAACAATAAGATACGAGGTATGATCAGCGCCAGTAACTTTGTAAAATGGAGCCAAAATGGATCCACCAGTATAAAGTATCTAATAAACGAGATCCATATACATTCCACAAATGTTAATATAAACTCTAATTCGTAAAAAATAAACTACAGCTATAAATTCCCCAATAGGAATTTTATTGTTCTTAAAGAAAAAACTGAAAATTGAATCAATGACATGTGAACCATTACTGTAATCCAAGAGGAAAAGATTCAAAGAGGCGGAACCGTGGATCGGATTCAGACACGAGCGGCAACAGCAGGGGCAGCGGCAACGGCGGCATTGGTGGCAGCACCACCTAGAAAGGACAAGAAACcggtggatacttgttcttgttcgTCCAAGAAGAGATCCTCAGGGGCCCTAAAGGCGCCGTGGGCACAGACGAGTCCGACTCCAACCATGAGAGCAGAAATAAGAAGAGATCCAACGGTAGTGAGAAAGACAACGAAGACGCTGAAGATGATGAGAAAGCCGAGGGTCTCGCGATCGGAGAATGCACGGCCAAATAGAACGAGAGGCTGATCGGCAGGGCGGAAGAGGTAGAGGAAGATCCAGGAGCAGAGGAGTCCGAGGAGAAGGAGAAGGGAAAACGGATGGGAAAGAAGGGAAAAAGCAAGGATGAGACCGATCACCGACAGGTAATTGACTCGGAAATACGAGTAGTTCTTGCGAACGCGAACGAGAGCATCAGAGAATGACTCGGGCTTGGAGAAGGCGGAACGGTCAACGAGCTCAGCCCAAGGACGGCGCTGGGAGAGGCCGTTGCGAAGGGATTCATTGAGACGGGAAACGAAAGAGAGAAAGGCGGGGCTGGCAACGGGCGGTTGGGATTCGACGGATTGCACGGAGGAGACAGGGATAACGGGTGGAACTGCGGTGGACATTGGTGTCGGTTGGAGACAATTGTTTTAATTTGGGTTTAGGCAGAGAAGGGGAgaggaagagagagagagagagagagagagagaatatAGAGGGGGATTTTAGATCTAGATTTGAGGCTTCAATTCAGCGCGTAGAATAAATACTGAAGGGATGAAATACGTTTCACGGTAAGTAATTTCCTTTTGGGTTACTAACTTATTTGGTCCTTCaacttataaaaaatttattttagcccCATTTAAATATTTggcaaaaataaaaagtttaaggattaaaataaataaaaaaattaaatatttaaaaaattataaattcaaaaattaaaatagacGATAAATTAAATaagactaaaataaaatttttataaacttAAGGAGCTTGTTCTTTTGATTCCTTTTCTTCTTCATTAAGGTTTCACCCCACTTCATTCCTTCTTGGTTTTACTAGATAAAAGTATTAGAAATTTTGTTCTCTTTAATTAAAATATGAGTAATTTAATTCCTATactttattaaaaattacatCTATTTTATTGCTAAAAACTAATCCGTATATATCAACATGAGATATATAAGACAAACCATATATAATTGTCTAATACACATGATATACTATGTGTAATTGtctaattattctgtaaactacATCCACCTGTAATAGTCTAGTTATTCTATTAACTACATCAGCTTCTAACagtaaaaatagattaaatttttaacagaaaagaaataatttattttatataacttATAAAGactaatttaactattttttaataaatgagaCAATGCAATCTATGATACTTAAAACGATTTTGCCCCAGAAATTTAACCTAAATCCAAATTCAGATCATAAAAGGTGAAACCAATTTGATTTCACAGTAAAAaagtgaataattgaaatctaatCTCAAATTAACCTAAATTAATCCCTTCAAGCGTAATGAATGACAATACTCAAATTAACTCAGATATTTGGAGTTATACCAACTCATTTGCAATTGGTAATTGCTGTATGTATTTGCGTTATATAAATGTAATACAACGCTAACCACAACCAGACACTGTTACGTGTATTTATTTTAGCCACAGCAGCAAAAAGACACTCTACCTAATGAGTTCAAAATAGAATACCCCTGCCTACCTTAGTTCCTCGACAAACCAAATTTCTTTATGTTATGATAACACCTCTCCACCAAAGCTAAATCGCAGGTGCAAATATACCCATGAACACAGGCAATCTATACAAAACCTAAACTAATATGCAACTCCATGTAGTAAAAGTTTCAACGTTTTTATTTGAAGACTGCCAATAGCCAAGATAACATACTGCTCCTGGCTGGATTAGTGTTCATGAACGTTTACATATCATAATCCCTACAGAAACACGTAGATAAACAACTTAAAATACCATGCCAAGTTTTAACAATTCCTTCTCACACCAGTTCATCATACGAGTAAGATTGTTTTGAATGGACATCACTGATGTTTCGAGAAATTCAGAACATGCCAGGCTCAGAAGGTGGATCCGTTCCATCCAAAGTTGGAACCCTGCAAAATAAATCAAAAACGTATCAGCACTATCAAACAGCAAGTGCAACAAATGAATGTTGAATATCCTCACAGGACAACCAAATGGCATAAGATGGACTCATAAATAAAGCTAATTAGAGCAGTGCTAACAGTACCAAACAGAAAAAGGGTTTATTATTTACATTATCTAGTGCTGGTGTAAAGCATGCAAACATTGTGCATATTCTTGACTTTGATGTGCCTAAACAAACAAGGAAATGCAATGAGAAAGACATATAGGTGACAATGACCCATCCTCATGACAATTAAGGAGGAGGAAGAGAAAGTTTGCCTTGGTGTCATAGAATTTGAGGAAGAACCGTGACTTAGGCACTTGTAGCTTGGTTTCAAGAATTGCAGCAATTGCAGCACTCAGTTTCTTGTTCATATCTGGATTAAGGCCCCCAATTGATACCAGTTCTCCATAGGCAGCTGGCTGCTCAGTACCACCAAATGACATGGGTACTGAACCCTTCAACACAATCATCACATACTGCATATCAACACCCACACATGAAACACTTAGACAAATTTAAATCCCCTTCCAGCTTGTAAATAAGAAGCAGAAACCAAAATAGAAGAGTGAAAGAATATTTGAACAAGAACATAAATCACTTTAACCAAGGGCATATTTCTCTTGATGCTATAGGTGATCCTAGGATCCAACATAGCCATTCTCAAGTCTATACACGTAACCATAAACAAGTAGAACAGTAAAGCATTTACTACATGCAAGATGACTACACTGTACATAACTAGAAAAGATGATGGTAACCATCATGATATTAACTCTTCAGGCATCCGCTAGTATCCAGCCTAAATTTGATGAACTTCTAAAGTTACAATTCCAATGATACTAGAAACGAAAAAGGTAAAAAGGTATTTAGCGCATGCGATATATAAACAAGTAACAAGAACACTTCTCAAACAAGAACAATGTGTCCAATACTTGTGAGACAAATGAGTTGTTGGTTCTTTTCTAGCATTTCCAGCTGACAAAATCGTGAAGAATCAAATGCATGCGCTCAACCTCTTCATTTTTCTGTCTAATACACAGTCCAAAAGATCCTCCAAATCCTTAGAAAATACTAACCATACTCATAACATAGAAAGCATGCATACACAAAAGCAGTAACCCAGTAGCCTCTAAATACTCCCCATTCTAACAAATCCTTGAATGGGTAATGATCATTACCGCCAGTGGTATAGGATTTAACCAGATAGGATACATTATATAAAACCCAATACGGAAACGGCAGTATTTTTCCCACATTCAGTAAAATTATTGATTGGGGCAAAAAGAAATTGATCAAATAGATAAAGCGCATAGGTATCCTTCTACACAGCAAATAAAAAACTAGAGATTCAGAAATTCgaggaaaaaaagaaagataaaCTATAAATGGAAGGAGAGGAAAGGAAAGGAGAACGTACGGCCTCAGGTTTGCCGATGAGTTTAGCGACGGAAGAGGTGGCTTCAGAAAGGATGGCGGAGGTGTCGACGCCGTCGAGATTGACGTTGGTTGAAAGGTTTAGGCAAGGCATCTTCTTCCGTGTCTCAGCTGTGACTCTTTACTATTTTACTCTTCTGCAACAACTACCACTTGCCAAAATGAGAGATATtatattctgatcacaaaatCCACACCTCGGTTTTATACTCCCTACTTACCCTAAGCTTGGATATCCCTACCTTATCCTATCCTACGCTCCGATAACTCCGATAACTCACCTTTACTTCCAATTTCTCAAACTCCAATCAAAGCACTAGTTAACAGCCAGGGTTATGCTAGCCAAATGGGCCTCTTGGGGCTAATCTCGACTACTAAACAATGAGTATCTTAGCCTTAGCCTCAGCCCTAGCCCATTTATATTTAATTGGGGCAAAAACTTTTATGGGCTTATTTCATTCTAGTTTTTCTTGTTTATATCTTTAaaacctttgattgagtttgaatcATAAGTTTTGAGGTATCAATtcagttaaaaaaaaattaaaaagttatttttcactaaaatagaaataagcgaagtgaaatttattaaattaatttcacCAAACTTGAAGCTTTTAAAGTCGGGAAGAATATTCAATTtgtgatgattttgaatgagatCAAAATACTTTTTGCGTCAAATTGTCTTTATATGAATCAaatatttgtcttttaattttacAACACGCTTTGAAACGTCTTATTTTGAATTCGACAACTCAAATTATGGTCATTTAATAAAATTGcacaaacaaaatatttttaaattacttatACAAGAGTAAGCTTTAGAAACCTGGACAATTCTTTTTAAGCGTTTTATTCAACTTAAGGTTTCCAGCTATGCTTCATAGTCACCCTTAATTTTTCATATAATGTAAATTAGTATTTTCTGATCCCAAGACATTGTAGGCCAAATACCTTACAATCTCATACTATCGGGACTACACACTTGAGACGGACATGATATCTATCACtcatggtatatatatttatTCCCTTTACATAATAATCTATATTTACAACAAAAAGATATCAATAGTATTGGGAAAGTTGTTGTTGCTCGTTTCATGTACTTATATAATAAATTTGCTTCTATACTTAAGCCATTATTTTGGGTCTTATATAAGTTTCTGTTGGGCTAAATATGATCCATTTGACTATGGCATGTTTGACAAAATAATAGCATAGATCGATTAAGAGGTCTTAGTCTTCCAATCAACTTCCTTGAATTAGTTTAATAAGCATGAAAGTCTTATTATTTCTTGATGATTAATGTATTGTTTTTTAAGGATAATTATCTAACTTTATTTAAGGAATTTCTGGAACAGTAATAAACTGTTTTAATAGAGAATAGTTTGCTGTTTTCCAAGTCTATTAATAGGTGACATATTCCTTTGGGAATGATCAAATTTTAAGAGTTGATTTCTACTGAGAATATGCGCAACTAGTGTTTCGACTAGCTTGTTTGTTTCATTTCTTGTTGGATTAGTAAAGTGGCTGTAACAGTTAGTGGAAATCACTATTGAGTAACTATTGTGAGTTGTGGGATTGTTAATTATTTATCGGGGCTGCATAGACTTGCTTGGAAAAGAAGTTGTGAGCTTTAGCCGATGGGGAAGAACTGTACTCTTGTTTCATTTGGTGATTgaataaaaacaaatattggTTGTGATGCTTCTTTTCTACTcttgtttttcttttatgttattatttttattctaacTATTGTTACACTAATACATGGGAGATTTGTGGTAGTTTtgtaatgaaaaagaaaaaaaaaacttgaaagccTATGACCATTATTGATAAGGGTCGATCTCTTTCGAAGAAGTTTTCAAAAGCATCATTTGTCAGACCATACGAGCACGTAACAAGTGAGCTATATACTATGGGTTAGAGATCCAAATCCCATTAAGGATGAGATGCTCACGTCACCTTGGTGGGTGGCCGTACACTCACCTACGATTGAGGCACTCCTAGCTTTATGAACTAAGTCTTTAAAGCGGTTGTTCATAGCACACTAGTTGTCTGAAGAGCACAAGAGACAACTTTTTTTGAATGGTAATATCTTTAGTTCTTGAaggattaaattattatttgacGGATGATATTTTAAAAACTTCTTTGAAAGAAGTCGACCCTCCTCAACAAACACTAAAAATCTCTAAGACATTCTCTTTCCTCCAaggcttttaaatattttttgtgtGTGAAATTATATCTAGATGTATAAGTTTGAGATTTGAGGATGAATACATGCTAAGTAGGTAGGCTTGAATGTTGGGCGAAAGAGTGAAAGGTATGGTTTTCCCAAGGACTCCATCAAAATCTTGCATCAGGATTTTGATTTAACATGCAAAAAGGCACactaaaaatgaagaaaaaaacagGAGTTGTCTGAGGAGAAAGACAGGACGACAAAAGCTAGCTTCACCCAATCAATTTGGACGAAGATCGAAGCATGCATGATGAAATAAAAACTCATCTGAAAATGATATTTAATATGATTAAGAGATGTGTCGAAATTGGGAAACCTAAAAAGGATTTGCCAATGCCAATGCCAATGCCAATGGGATACTACCACTAGGGTAAGAGCTATTGTTGCATTCACATTTACTCCGCCAAATTCAATTAATTACTACCCATTTCTAAAGTCAAAACCAATGTTTCCACAAATCAagatatattttaaatgatttgttTTTCTGAATTAATTAttgttgaaattttaaaatatttcaattcaaccgtaaatatatatatatcatagatAACATTAGGTAACATCATTAAAATTTAACAAACTTATTGTTTTAAAAGTTAATATATATCGGGATATCTGAATTTAGTAATTTATACTTATttgatatttaaatatattttttaaacttaATTCATGTTTAAATTTAAAACCGTAAATTAACTTGATATTTGTTAAATACTTGATTAATACTATTAAAATGTGCTAGCGAGAGATTAACAACTAATAGCATGGTGACATGTAGCAGCCTCacattttaatgttgttgtgtcATTATGATATCAATTATTGTCACATCATAATATTTTAACATTGGTAgtgaagtaaataaaaaaaataaagtattACGTTTTTTTTTGTTTGTGAATAGAATAAAATtacaactaattaaactaaaccaATAAAGAGAATTTTTGCAAACATTTGCATTTCTTCTCTTCTGTTGAAagttattttggtcatttgatctgttttttattattttctttaagaATGTGTTTTAATCTCCAATTTATTACTATATCTAAGAGTTGATAAATACACTTGACTAATGCTGAACTTAAAGTCTTCAAATTAGATTCTTGAATAAACtgtttaaatttaaaataccttcgatatattaatttttttaaacattTCAAATCTAAACTGATATTATAATATATCCAAATATATTTACGATTTAATTCATGTATTTGAAACCTGATGTATATTATATTGAAGCCCACATTTAATGCCTAAAGTCCaaagaaaaatataattaatatcatATTAATATTCTAAGGATTTAGTTTAAAACTAGTAGAATGAA contains the following coding sequences:
- the LOC108466446 gene encoding protein DETOXIFICATION 44, chloroplastic isoform X1; its protein translation is MAATVTISHFLSKFDVAKQPFHSSHKLSRNRSSSLCIRPNSSKHSNSSTSLETSPQQRQQPRKSQSPIPPKPVNVPESNPSVSLFDRLRDGFKIDEISLEILSIALPAALALAADPIASLVDTAFVGHLGSVELAAVGVSVSIFNLVSKLFNVPLLNITTSFVAEEQALNSKSKDDGELEHQGKKVLPSVSTSLALAAGLGIAEAVVLSVGSGFLMNIMGIPMDSSMRGPAEQFLTWRAFGAPPVVIALAAQGTFRGFKDTKTPLYAIGAGTLLNAILDVILIFPFGFGVGGAAVATVISEYLIAIILLWELNGKVELISPKIDWSKVSLYLKSGGLLIGRTIATLGTLTLATSLAARQGPIPMAGHQICVQIWLAVSLLTDALALSGQALLATNYSQANYQQARKVIYSVLKQIGLATGFPLAVFLFIGFEALSGLFTTDAEVLQIAWSGTLFVAGSQPVNAIAFVLDGLYYGVSDYEYAAVSMVVVGLISSAFLLVAAPLFSVAGVWTGLFLFMTLRVVAGLWRLGTKSGPWKMIYCDMEKGKG
- the LOC108466446 gene encoding protein DETOXIFICATION 44, chloroplastic isoform X2 is translated as MAATVTISHFLSKFDVAKQPFHSSHKLSRNRSSSLCIRPNSSKHSNSSTSLETSPQQRQQPRKSQSPIPPKPVNVPESNPSVSLFDRLRDGFKIDEISLEILSIALPAALALAADPIASLVDTAFVGHLGSVELAAVGVSVSIFNLVSKLFNVPLLNITTSFVAEEQALNSKSKDDGELEHQGKKVLPSVSTSLALAAGLGIAEAVVLSVGSGFLMNIMGIPMDSSMRGPAEQFLTWRAFGAPPVVIALAAQGTFRGFKDTKTPLYAIGAGTLLNAILDVILIFPFGFGVGGAAVATVISEYLIAIILLWELNGKVELISPKIDWSKVSLYLKSGGLLIGRTIATLGTLTLATSLAARQGPIPMAGHQICVQIWLAVSLLTDALALSGQALLATNYSQANYQQARKVIYSVLKIGLATGFPLAVFLFIGFEALSGLFTTDAEVLQIAWSGTLFVAGSQPVNAIAFVLDGLYYGVSDYEYAAVSMVVVGLISSAFLLVAAPLFSVAGVWTGLFLFMTLRVVAGLWRLGTKSGPWKMIYCDMEKGKG
- the LOC108467074 gene encoding uncharacterized protein LOC108467074, with product MDDLVLHKLAISGPALSSMIQRLSTSPIDVDGLLFGHVTFIAPSTLSDDSAQSSSDSQLVATMSGFLCFPSLLSFYDSLGRVDSSRLSPTHLNHKPLIGWFSSRRKTPLRPSMREFSVTRSLSSTPNLSLPIQNADFNSLFAPSIFLLFTTPLHDQCIQTNQYRAFQFRSSKPSFNPLSIDIVNIGPAFRGHYGSFSPNSTLPSLNCNLRNLTAMNEDRNEESVTGTKETEKDQALLDTCAEGMQVGRLSLLIGPGATNYTAGLEDLYEKMLSKIESLARLVETSSAKVLEQENLNRKLRYKVARSTGVE
- the LOC108467075 gene encoding PRA1 family protein B4; translation: MSTAVPPVIPVSSVQSVESQPPVASPAFLSFVSRLNESLRNGLSQRRPWAELVDRSAFSKPESFSDALVRVRKNYSYFRVNYLSVIGLILAFSLLSHPFSLLLLLGLLCSWIFLYLFRPADQPLVLFGRAFSDRETLGFLIIFSVFVVFLTTVGSLLISALMVGVGLVCAHGAFRAPEDLFLDEQEQVSTGFLSFLGGAATNAAVAAAPAVAARV
- the LOC108462181 gene encoding uncharacterized protein LOC108462181, translating into MPCLNLSTNVNLDGVDTSAILSEATSSVAKLIGKPEAYVMIVLKGSVPMSFGGTEQPAAYGELVSIGGLNPDMNKKLSAAIAAILETKLQVPKSRFFLKFYDTKGSNFGWNGSTF